A region of Candidatus Neomarinimicrobiota bacterium DNA encodes the following proteins:
- a CDS encoding CusA/CzcA family heavy metal efflux RND transporter, producing MVDRNENPSRNGIVGRIIATSARNPFLTFITVMAMALWGYYSLRNIPLDAIPDLSDVQVIVFTEWSGRSPDLVEDQITYPVATTLLAAPNVDFVRGQSFMGLSFVYVIFEDGTDMYWARSRVLEYLNSALGKLPEGVIPTIGPDATGVGWVFQYALVDRSGKHDLSELRTVQDWYLRYWLESVKGVAEVASVGGFVKQYQVNLDPNKVLAFNIPIQKIIQAIRRSNNDVGGRVIEIAGHEQFIRGRGYIKSKEDLEDIPLMVSESGIPVTLRDVATIQLGPDMRRGLAELNGDGETVGGIVVMRYGENALKVINNVKKRLEEVQVSLPEGVELVIVYDRSDLILRSIETLKRTLLEEMIVVSVVIAVFLMHARSALVPIVTLPIAVLLAFIPMVAQNLTANIMSLGGIAVAIGAMVDASIIIIENIHKKLEAWKSEGGAEDRTSVIIRAMQEVGPSVFFSLLVITVSFLPVFTLEHTEGRLFKPLAFTKTYSMAFASILAITLTPALAVMVIRGKIRSEKQNPLNRWLIAMYAPIVRFVVRHRLSVIAVTVLITIFTIPAFFRLGNEFMPPLNEGSILYMPTAVPGMSITEAGTILQSMDRQLRQFPEVESVFGKIGRSTTPTDPAPLSMVETVVILKPEDQWRPGMTWDKIVQEMDEELSYPGMPNIWWMPIQTRTEMLATGIRSPLGIQVFGPDLTGIEEVAIEIERVLLEDSRTRKYTRSAFAERLTGGYFVDFNIKRKEASRYGLTVGDVEDIIMSAIGGMNITQTVEGRERYPVNVRYAREYRDDPEMLKRVLVPTPTNAQVPITQLVDIDFVTGPPMIRNEDGQLVGFVFVDVTDRGIADYVMDARAVVSERVNLPPGYRLEWAGQFKYFERAKEKLKIVVPVTLIIVFFLLYFNTRSVAETLIILLAVPFSLIGAIWLLYLLDYNMSVAVWVGLIALAGIDAETGVIMLLYLRLSHRDWKDKGKMKTMADLEGAIVEGAAQRIRPKLMAVLTTLIALLPIMFSHGTGADVMRRIVAPMVGGLITSFLLQLTVYPAIFALWKKGELSGTVNKNRDGLERRSGGED from the coding sequence ATGGTAGACCGCAATGAAAATCCGTCTCGCAACGGCATCGTTGGGCGCATCATTGCTACCAGTGCACGCAATCCTTTTCTCACGTTCATCACCGTAATGGCGATGGCGTTGTGGGGTTATTACTCGCTGCGGAATATCCCCCTGGATGCCATACCCGACCTTTCAGACGTCCAAGTCATCGTTTTTACAGAATGGTCCGGAAGAAGCCCTGACCTGGTAGAGGATCAAATCACCTATCCGGTTGCCACAACCCTACTCGCAGCCCCCAATGTAGATTTTGTTCGCGGTCAGTCATTCATGGGACTTTCCTTTGTTTACGTGATCTTTGAAGACGGCACGGACATGTATTGGGCCCGCAGCCGTGTCCTGGAATATCTAAACTCGGCCCTTGGGAAACTACCTGAGGGGGTGATTCCCACCATTGGACCAGACGCAACGGGAGTGGGCTGGGTGTTCCAATATGCCCTCGTGGACCGTTCCGGCAAACACGATCTCTCTGAACTGAGAACAGTTCAAGATTGGTATCTGCGATATTGGCTTGAGAGCGTGAAGGGGGTGGCGGAGGTGGCCTCGGTAGGGGGATTCGTAAAACAGTATCAGGTTAATCTTGATCCGAACAAGGTGCTCGCGTTCAACATCCCGATCCAGAAGATCATTCAGGCAATTCGACGCTCCAATAACGACGTGGGAGGACGAGTTATTGAAATTGCCGGTCACGAGCAATTCATCCGGGGCAGAGGCTACATCAAGTCGAAAGAAGACTTGGAGGATATCCCACTTATGGTGAGCGAGTCCGGGATTCCGGTAACTTTGCGAGACGTGGCGACCATCCAGTTGGGTCCGGACATGCGGAGAGGTCTGGCTGAACTGAACGGTGACGGAGAAACGGTTGGTGGCATCGTTGTCATGAGATACGGCGAAAACGCCCTGAAGGTGATCAACAACGTGAAAAAGCGATTGGAGGAAGTCCAAGTGTCACTGCCAGAGGGCGTTGAACTTGTCATCGTTTATGACCGGTCAGATCTTATTCTGCGGTCCATTGAAACCCTGAAAAGGACACTCCTTGAAGAGATGATTGTCGTCAGTGTTGTTATTGCAGTCTTTCTGATGCACGCCCGCTCCGCACTGGTTCCCATTGTTACCCTGCCCATAGCCGTGCTACTGGCATTCATTCCCATGGTAGCCCAGAACCTGACGGCGAATATCATGTCGTTGGGAGGTATTGCCGTGGCTATCGGAGCTATGGTGGATGCATCCATCATCATTATTGAAAACATTCACAAAAAGCTTGAGGCATGGAAATCTGAGGGGGGAGCGGAAGATCGCACGTCCGTAATCATAAGGGCTATGCAGGAGGTAGGTCCCAGTGTTTTCTTCTCATTGCTGGTGATTACCGTTTCTTTTCTTCCGGTGTTCACGCTTGAACATACCGAAGGACGGCTGTTCAAACCGCTCGCTTTCACTAAGACCTATTCCATGGCTTTTGCAAGTATCCTGGCGATTACTCTGACACCAGCCCTAGCCGTTATGGTGATCCGCGGAAAGATTCGGAGTGAAAAACAAAACCCCCTGAACCGCTGGCTTATTGCCATGTATGCACCCATCGTCAGGTTTGTAGTAAGGCATCGGCTCTCTGTAATCGCTGTCACGGTTCTGATTACGATTTTCACGATACCTGCTTTTTTCCGTCTGGGAAATGAATTCATGCCACCTCTGAACGAAGGCTCTATTCTCTATATGCCCACGGCCGTGCCGGGAATGTCCATCACGGAAGCGGGGACAATCCTTCAATCCATGGACCGGCAATTGAGGCAATTTCCCGAGGTTGAGTCTGTTTTCGGCAAGATCGGCCGCTCAACCACACCGACGGATCCGGCTCCTCTTTCCATGGTGGAAACCGTCGTCATCCTAAAACCAGAAGACCAGTGGCGACCGGGAATGACCTGGGATAAGATCGTCCAGGAGATGGATGAAGAACTCAGCTATCCTGGAATGCCCAACATATGGTGGATGCCTATCCAGACTCGGACGGAGATGTTGGCCACAGGAATTCGCAGTCCCTTGGGGATACAGGTGTTTGGACCAGATTTGACTGGAATTGAAGAAGTAGCAATTGAGATCGAACGCGTGCTTCTGGAAGATTCCCGGACGCGAAAGTATACTCGCAGCGCCTTTGCTGAGCGCCTGACCGGTGGATATTTCGTAGATTTCAATATCAAGCGCAAGGAAGCATCACGCTATGGTCTGACGGTTGGGGATGTGGAAGATATCATTATGTCGGCTATCGGTGGGATGAACATAACCCAAACTGTGGAAGGACGGGAACGGTATCCTGTCAATGTCCGGTATGCCCGGGAATACCGGGATGATCCGGAAATGTTGAAGAGGGTCCTGGTTCCCACTCCCACGAACGCCCAGGTTCCTATCACCCAACTCGTAGATATCGACTTTGTGACGGGACCACCCATGATCAGGAACGAGGACGGACAGTTGGTGGGATTTGTTTTTGTTGATGTAACGGACCGTGGTATTGCCGACTATGTGATGGACGCCCGAGCGGTGGTCTCGGAACGTGTCAATCTCCCGCCAGGTTACCGATTGGAGTGGGCAGGGCAGTTCAAGTATTTCGAGCGAGCCAAAGAGAAACTGAAGATTGTGGTACCGGTAACATTGATCATCGTTTTTTTCCTGCTGTATTTCAATACAAGATCGGTCGCGGAAACCCTTATCATTTTACTAGCTGTCCCCTTCTCACTCATTGGTGCTATCTGGCTCCTTTATCTGTTAGACTATAACATGAGTGTGGCTGTCTGGGTGGGACTGATAGCACTGGCAGGTATCGATGCGGAGACAGGTGTCATTATGCTACTGTATCTCAGACTTTCCCACAGAGATTGGAAAGATAAAGGGAAAATGAAGACCATGGCGGACCTGGAGGGGGCCATTGTCGAAGGCGCGGCCCAGCGAATTCGCCCCAAATTGATGGCGGTTCTTACCACCTTGATTGCTCTCCTGCCCATCATGTTCAGCCACGGTACAGGCGCCGACGTGATGCGACGGATTGTAGCACCGATGGTAGGTGGACTGATCACATCTTTCCTTCTGCAGCTGACCGTCTATCCAGCTATTTTTGCGCTGTGGAAAAAAGGGGAATTATCCGGAACAGTTAACAAGAATCGAGATGGTTTAGAGAGACGATCAGGAGGCGAGGACTAG